Sequence from the Mycoplasma cottewii genome:
ACTTTGCCACAAAAGATATCCCATTTATTACTATTGATGATTTAAAAAATCGGCATTTATTAATAAAACAAATAGATATATTTCTTATATAGGTGCTAATAAGCAAAAGAGAAATTTATTCCCCTTATTCTTTATGCGTTTCATGTATAGCAACGGTGGGTGAGTTGGGGTTTACTACTATGGAATCTCAGACTAATCAACAAATAAATTCAATTGTTTTTGATGATGAAAAATTTAAATTTTACACATATTTTTCATTAAGAAAAATTTTTCAAAACATTAATATTAAAAGCGGTAACATCTTCAGTAATATGAGTAAAAAGAGTTTTCAGAATTAAAAATAATAAAACCGAATAATCTTTTGTTGGATAAATTTAGCGAAGTAGCTGAATCTATCTTTAAAAAGTTGAAAACAACCACTTAGAAAATTCTCAGTTAATAGATCTTAAAAATTATCTTTTACCTCTCTTAATGAATGGTCAAATAACTATTGATTAATAAACTAAATTATCGTTTATCTTATTATTCAATTCTATTTTGTCATCAATTGGATTTAATATTTTTAACACACTCTGTTGTCTTTCTAAATCCGGAAGTTTAACAACTGTATCATAGTACTTTTCTCTCGTAACTCTAGGTAATATAGAACCTGTTAAAGAAAAAGAAAAATTCATTAATTTTAAATAATAATATAGATATTTTGGAATAACCAGGTCTTTTTTAATTTGGGTTCAAAACATTGTGTCTATTGTCCAAAATGGTTTATTTACATAAATAATATTTTCCGGCGAATAAACATTTGGTAATAAAACACTCTCATCATCAAATAAAAAATCACTTACATTTGAAATAATACCTCCAGAAGCATACACAGGATGTGTTCCTTCTTTTAAGTGTTTATAACTTTTACCGATATTTATTTTAACTAATTCTCTAAGTTTAATTTCTTTCATACTTTCCTTTTCTATCCAATGTATTTTTTATGTGAATTTTTAACATTGGTTTCTTTTACCATTGCATATTTTAAAGTTGTATCTATTTTTTCGTGGCCCAGCAATCTTTGTACTTGTTCGATAGGCATACCTTTATCGATTGCTAAAGTTGCTAAAGTTCGTCTAAATTTATGTGGATGAACTTTTTTGATGTTCAGTTTCTTTCCAATTTGTTTTAATCTACTTTCTACCCCATTTATCGATAATCTTTGAAATGGTTTTTTTAATGATATAAAAAGTGCGTTGTTATTATCTTTTCTAAAATTTATATAATTTCATAAATGTATTTTTGTTCTAGTATCAAAATAAACCTTTCTTTGTTTATTTCCTTTACCAATTACTATACATTCTCTTTCCTGAAAATTAATATCTTCAATATTTAATTTAACAAGCTCACCAACCCTCATCCCTGTTGAACTTAAAATGTCGATGAGTGCTAAATCACGCAAATTCTCAACATTATCTCTCATTATTTCTAATTCCTCATCTGCATATGTTTCTTTAATGACTGTTGGTGACTTAATCTTCTTAATCCTTCTTACAGGATTCTTTAATATATAGTTCTCATCCTCTAATCAGGAAAAGAAACTTGATAATATTCTCCTAATATTATCAATTGTCAACTTACTTAAATTTTTTTTCTCTTCGTAACTTGATAAGTATTGTCTTAAATCGTTTGTTTCAATTTCATTCACATTCTTTTTTATATGGTTAAGCATAGATTCTATAGTTGCTAAGTAGTAGTTTGCTGTTTTAATTGAACATCCTTCAAGTTTTTTTGCGTCTATAAAAAGTTTTACAAAATCACTAGTATTTAGGACTTCGTCACATAAATTACTTTGGTCTAATTTGTGTAACTCTAAATGCAACACTTCTTCTAACTCTTTTAATTGTTTGTTATTTAAATGCTTTTGCATTTCTACTAAAATATTTTTAATTGTTTTTTTCATAAATGACTCCCTAAAATAAAGAACAGCTAGAGGTTGCTGTTCAATTAATTTTAGTATAACCTCAAATAACTAATAATGTAATAAACGATAATTTAGTTTATTAATCAATAGTTATTTGACCATTCATTAAGAGAGGTAAAAGATAATTTTTAAGATCTATTAACTGAGAATTTTCTAAGTGGTTGTTTTCAACTTTTTTAAAGATAGATTCAGCTACTTCGCTAAATTTATCCAACAAAAGATTATTCGGTTTTATTATTTTTAATTCTGAAAACTCTTTTTTACTCATATTACTGAAGATGTTACCGCTTTTAATATTAATGTTTTGAAAAATTTTTCTTAATGAAAAATATGTGTAAAATTTAAATTTTTCATCATCAAAAACAATTGAATTTATTTGTTGATTAGTCTGAGATTCCATAGTAGTAAACCCCAACTCACCCACCGTTGCTATACATGAAACGCATAAAGAATAAGGGGGAATAAATTTCTCTTTTTGCTTATTAGCACCTATATAAGAAATATATCTATTTGTTTTATTAATAAATGCCGATTTTTTTAAATCATCAATAGTAATAAATGGGATATCTTTTGTGGCAAAGTTTTCAGTTTCTTTAGTGGCAGGTGTCTTACCTGTAACAATATCCTTAGCAATTGCTTTTAATTCTATTTCTTCAGGTTTAAAATTTAACCTATTTTCCAAATTCAAAAAAAGATAGTTAAATAATTTTTCACATTGATTCATTAAATTATCGTTTATCTCATTATTAGTTATTTGATGGTTATATTACAATAAAAACAGCCTTATCATGGTTTATTTTTCACATGTACAAGTTTTATAACACATGCACTCTGATCTGCTTTTCTTAAAAATCAAACTAATATAAAGTAGATTCATTAGCACTAAGAGGATTTTTGATACATCATATATAGGTTATATAAAAAAGCACAACCGTAAAATTTAATAAGTTAGAAATATCTAGAATTATCTAGATATTTTTATTATTTTTCCACTATTTTCCTAGGTTTCCCACTTAGCTACAAAAACAGCACGTTTTTAGTAGCTATATTTTTTTATAAAAAAAATATAAATATCTATACTTTTATGCTTAAATATGATATAATACAAATATGAAAAAGTCAAGAAAAGATACAAAAAGACAATGAAGAACATCAATAGCAAGAGTTAAGAAGGGTGAATATTTATCAATTGGGGTGCCAAGAAGAGATAACAAGGGGTATGAATTCAGATTTGGTTATGGTTATTTACATGAATTGAAAGAATATCACGATGATCCACTAAGTGTGATTAAAGCAGTTATTGCAAACTTCCCACTATCTTGAACAAAAGAACAAGCTAAGACAAAGTTAGATGAAATTCTCAAAGAGAAAAAATCGCTGAAAAAAGAGGTTATAGAAAGGTATAAAGGTTACGAGATTATTGAAAAACTCTTTGATTATTTCGATATTTTCGATAATTGCACTACTACAAGATCAACAACACTAAAAGATGTTATTATGCAGTTAATTTATCAAAGAATTAAAAATCCAATTAGCGTATTTAACACTTACAAAACAATAAAAAAGAAAGAATTGATACTCATTCAAAAAATTCATTTTATAGATCATTAGATTACATTGCAAAAAACAAAGATGAGATTTTAAAAACTTAAACAAGAAAATTTGCGATAACACAAACAGAAAAATTGATGTATTGTGATTTGATGCAACAACCGCATATTTTGAAACATTCTCAAGAGAAGGTTTTAAAAACCTGGTTATTCAAAAGATGGAAAATTCAAAGAAGATCAAATTGTAATAGGAATGGCAACTGATGAAAATGGAATTCCATTACATTACAAAGTTTTTCCTGGAAATAGTGCTGATTCAAATACATTTATCCCTTTTATGCTAGAAATTGCGAACCTTTATGAAATAAACACAGTAACTATCATCGCTGATAAAGGTATGAGCATTAACAAAAACATTAGATTCTTAGAATCTAAAAATTGAAATTACATAATTTCTTATAGAATGAAAGCTGGTAGCAAACAATTTAAAGAATACGTTTTAGATGAAAAAGATTACATAAATGATGGATCTTTTAAATACAAAGTTCGTGATATAGCTTCTTTTTACAACAAAAAACGACCAAACGGTCATTTCAGAAAACAAATAATAACTTATAGCAAAAAACGTGCAATAAAAGACAAAAATGATAGAGATATCT
This genomic interval carries:
- a CDS encoding restriction endonuclease subunit S is translated as MKEIKLRELVKINIGKSYKHLKEGTHPVYASGGIISNVSDFLFDDESVLLPNVYSPENIIYVNKPFWTIDTMFWTQIKKDLVIPKYLYYYLKLMNFSFSLTGSILPRVTREKYYDTVVKLPDLERQQSVLKILNPIDDKIELNNKINDNLVY
- the xerA gene encoding site-specific tyrosine recombinase/integron integrase — encoded protein: MKKTIKNILVEMQKHLNNKQLKELEEVLHLELHKLDQSNLCDEVLNTSDFVKLFIDAKKLEGCSIKTANYYLATIESMLNHIKKNVNEIETNDLRQYLSSYEEKKNLSKLTIDNIRRILSSFFSWLEDENYILKNPVRRIKKIKSPTVIKETYADEELEIMRDNVENLRDLALIDILSSTGMRVGELVKLNIEDINFQERECIVIGKGNKQRKVYFDTRTKIHLWNYINFRKDNNNALFISLKKPFQRLSINGVESRLKQIGKKLNIKKVHPHKFRRTLATLAIDKGMPIEQVQRLLGHEKIDTTLKYAMVKETNVKNSHKKYIG
- a CDS encoding restriction endonuclease subunit S, giving the protein MNQCEKLFNYLFLNLENRLNFKPEEIELKAIAKDIVTGKTPATKETENFATKDIPFITIDDLKKSAFINKTNRYISYIGANKQKEKFIPPYSLCVSCIATVGELGFTTMESQTNQQINSIVFDDEKFKFYTYFSLRKIFQNINIKSGNIFSNMSKKEFSELKIIKPNNLLLDKFSEVAESIFKKVENNHLENSQLIDLKNYLLPLLMNGQITID